From the Solanum pennellii chromosome 4, SPENNV200 genome, one window contains:
- the LOC107018102 gene encoding uncharacterized protein LOC107018102 isoform X2: MMNKCSKWVSSDLHWKLLLLILPLLSLFFYFSLSSISAIASNTFSTFTPLNSLFNNNAPLPPSPSHPPVFSNQTEKKTGLDRSEPLFPPGFFNRSVTKEELNRSRIAVCIVGGARRFELTGPSIIQKILKEYPNSDLYLHSPLDSNAYKLSLLKTAPRISAIKIFKPKTIKETEFQVRVLSARGSPNGIQGLLQYFNLVEGCLTMIQAYQHKNNFTYDWIIRTRVDGYWNSPLSSEDFIPGAYLVPSGSSYGGLNDRFGLGDYNTSVVALSRLSLIPELDAARYHLLNSEGAFKAQLTIHRVPYISKRLPFCVVSDRSYDFPPPRFGVPVAALSSPGPLSGAKCRPCTPPCTHHCVGLMMNKLYRGWSWTDWTNNTLQLCDAHAEWESGWEKIFDQVAGNKTFDFL, translated from the exons atgatgaataaatgttcaaaatggGTTTCTTCAGATCTTCATTGGAAGCTTTTACTCTTGATTCTTCctctactttctctctttttttacttttctcttTCCTCCATTTCCGCCATAGCCAGTAACACTTTTTCCACTTTTACCCCTCTTAACTCTCTTTTCAACAATAACGCCCCTCTTCCTCCTTCTCCTTCACATCCGCCGGTTTTTTCGAATCAAACGGAGAAGAAAACCGGCTTAGATCGGTCTGAGCCTCTGTTTCCGCCGGGTTTTTTTAATCGATCGGTAACGAAGGAGGAGTTGAACCGGTCTAGAATTGCTGTGTGCATAGTGGGTGGAGCTCGTAGGTTTGAACTAACTGGGCCTTCTATAATCCAGAAAATTCTGAAAGAGTATCCGAATTCTGATCTGTATCTTCATAGTCCGTTGGATTCTAATGCATACAAGCTTTCCTTGTTAAAAACTGCTCCTCGAATTTCCGCCATTAAAATTTTCAAGCCTAAAACCATTAAAGAGACTGAGTTTCAGGTCCGAGTTCTCAGTGCTCGTGGCTCACCTAATGGTATTCAG GGCCTGCTGCAATATTTCAACCTTGTTGAGGGCTGCTTGACGATGATTCAAGCGTACCAGCACAAGAACAACTTCACTTACGATTGGATAATCCGTACCCGAGTTGATGGATACTGGAACTCGCCATTATCATCCGAGGACTTCATTCCCGGCGCCTATTTAGTCCCTTCTGGTTCATCCTACGGTGGCTTAAATGATCGCTTTGGCCTTGGTGACTATAACACTTCTGTAGTTGCTCTTTCACGGCTCTCTTTGATTCCTGAGTTGGATGCAGCCAGATACCATCTCCTCAACTCTGAGGGCGCATTCAAGGCCCAACTCACTATTCACAGAGTTCCCTACATCTCTAAGCGCCTCCCGTTTTGTGTTGTATCAGATCGTAGCTATGATTTTCCACCACCCCGTTTTGGTGTTCCAGTAGCAGCACTTTCTAGTCCAGGCCCATTAAGTGGTGCCAAGTGCCGGCCTTGCACACCTCCATGCACTCACCACTGTGTTGGGCTCATGATGAATAAACTGTACAGAGGATGGAGCTGGACTGACTGGACCAATAACACCCTTCAGCTCTGTGATGCCCATGCCGAGTGGGAGAGTGGTTGGGAGAAAATATTCGACCAAGTGGCAG gAAACAAAACCTTCGATTTTCTGTAG
- the LOC107018239 gene encoding uncharacterized protein LOC107018239 has product MSSLTLKPTFLLQAYGSSSSSSAGSRRLCSLISFQKKTFRKQKFTLRAQSLDSPQNNNENDTKPPNGSMHKSRREILLEYVQNVQPEFMELFVKKAPQQVVEAMRQTVTNMIGTLPPQFFAITVTTVAENLAQLMYSVLMTGYMFRNAQFRLELQQSLEQAALPEAQEEKDSPDYASGTQKKVTGEVIRWNNVTGPEKIDALKYIELLEAEVEELNRQMERKSGNGYNELLEYLKTLEPQNIKELTSTAGEDVVLAMNSFIKRLLAVSDPSQMKTSVTETSAPELAKLLYWLMVVGYSIRNIEVRFDMERVLGTSPKLAELPPGENI; this is encoded by the exons ATGTCCTCGCTGACGTTGAAACCAACGTTTCTGTTACAGGCATATGGTTCTTCGTCTTCGTCGTCTGCCGGAAGTCGACGGCTTTGTTCTCTGATTAGCTTCCAGAAGAAAACATTTCGCAAACAAAAATTCACTTTGAGAGCTCAATCCCTCGATTCACCGCAAAATAACAACGAAAACGATACCAAACCTCCAAATGGCTCTATG CACAAAAGCAGAAGGGAAATTCTACTGGAGTATGTGCAAAATGTACAACCGGAATTCATGGAGTTGTTTGTGAAAAAAGCACCACAACAG GTAGTTGAGGCAATGCGCCAAACAGTGACAAACATGATTGGAACATTACCTCCACAATTTTTCGCCATTACTGTAACCACG GTCGCTGAAAATCTTGCTCAGCTTATGTATAGTGTCTTGATGACTGGATATATGTTTAGGAATGCTCAATTTCGGTTAGAACTGCAACAAAGTCTGGAACAGGCTGCCCTTCCTGAAGCACAGGAAGAAAAG GATTCACCAGATTATGCATCTGGTACCCAGAAAAAGGTGACTGGAGAAGTCATAAGGTGGAATAATGTTACAGGTCCTGAAAAAATAGACGCGTTGAAGTATATCGAGTTACTTGAAGCAGAAGTGGAGGAATTGAATCGTCAAATGGAAAGGAAATCTGGTAATGGTTATAATGAGCTGTTGGAATATCTAAAGACTCTTGAGCCTCAAAATATCAAG GAACTAACCAGTACAGCTGGAGAAGATGTTGTGCTCGCCATGAATTCTTTCATTAAGCGTCTCTTAGCTGTTTCAGATCCTAGTCAAATGAAG ACTAGTGTAACAGAGACAAGTGCACCAGAACTTGCCAAACTGCTTTATTGGCTCATGGTGGTTGGTTATAGCATCCGGAATATTGAAGTCCGCTTTGATATGGAACGGGTACTAGGCACTTCTCCAAAGCTCGCTGAGCTGCCTCCTGGTGAAAATATTTAG
- the LOC107018103 gene encoding uncharacterized protein LOC107018103 produces the protein MAASASSRGFTAPIGAAKLPTVEVFPTLPNGFVEFRRKKRSSTGGFFSIQCCCSDSVMPIRGGSASGNGVDKGDDGRFDSKKITANYMRTQASSPMPFASPQSRFVSKQEKFFSRCTPRSSGPKSRDSPPKRDTGIANEKDWGISMLNDNVNETGVNEDGSTWYRESGEDLGDNGYRCRWTRMGGQSSDGTLEWKETWWEKSDWTGYKELGVEKSGKNVEGDAWWETWREVLHQDEWSNLARIERSAQKQAKSGTENAGWYENWWEKYDAKGWTEKGAHKYGRLNEQSWWEKWGEHYDGRGSVLKWTDKWAETELGTKWGDKWEEKFFAGIGSRQGETWHVSPVGDRWSRTWGEEHFGNGKVHKYGKSTTGESWDIVVDEGTYYEAEPHYGWADVVGNSSQLLSIQPRDRPPGVFPSMDFGPSLPPEDELPPTLSQ, from the exons ATGGCGGCTTCGGCTTCTTCCAGAGGATTCACAGCGCCCATAGGGGCGGCTAAGCTGCCCACAGTTGAGGTGTTTCCTACATTACCTAATGGTTTTGTAGAATTTCGAAGGAAGAAGAGGAGTAGTACCGGAGGTTTCTTcagtatacaatgttgttgttcAGATTCTGTGATGCCAATTAGAGGTGGTAGTGCTTCTGGGAATGGCGTTGATAAAGGTGATGATGGAAGGTTCGATTCTAAGAAGATCACTGCTAATTATATGAGAACTCAAGCTTCTTCCCCAATGCCCTTTGCATCTCCTCA GTCTAGATTTGTTTCAAAGCAAGAAAAATTCTTTTCCCGATGCACCCCAAGAAGTTCAGGCCCTAAGTCCCGTGATTCTCCACCAAAACGAG ACACGGGCATTGCTAATGAGAAAGATTGGGGCATCAGTATGCTAAATGATAATGTCAATGAAACTGGAGTAAACGAGGACGGCAGTACATGGTATCGGGAGAGTGGGGAAGACCTTGGTGACAATGGATACCGATGCCGATGGACAAGGATGGGTGGTCAGAGCAGTGATGGTACCTTAGAATGGAAAGAAACG TGGTGGGAGAAAAGTGATTGGACTGGATACAAAGAACTCG GTGTTGAGAAATCCGGGAAAAATGTTGAAGGGGACGCATGGTGGGAAACATGGCGGGAAGTTCTTCACCAAGATGAATGGAG TAATCTTGCTAGGATTGAACGGAGTGCACAAAAACAAGCAAAATCAGGCACTGAGAACGCTGGGTGGTATGAAAATTG GTGGGAAAAGTATGATGCAAAGGGTTGGACAGAGAAAGGGGCACACAAGTATGGCAGATTAAACGAACAATCGTGGTGGGAGAAATGGGGAGAACATTATGATGGAAGAGGATCTGTTCTTAAATG GACAGATAAGTGGGCAGAAACTGAGCTTGGAACAAAATGGGGAGACAAGTGGGAAGAGAAATTTTTCGCTGGAATTGGTTCGCGGCAAGGAGAGACTTGGCATGTGTCACCCGTTGGTGATA GATGGTCTAGGACATGGGGAGAGGAGCACTTCGGAAATGG CAAAGTGCACAAGTACGGAAAGAGCACGACAGGTGAAAGTTGGGACATCGTTGTGGATGAAGGAACTTACTACGA GGCTGAACCTCACTATGGATGGGCAGATGTTGTAGGCAATTCATCCCAGTTATTGTCAATCCAACCTCGAGACAGACCGCCCGGTGTGTTCCCATCAATGGATTTTGGTCCATCTCTGCCTCCAGAAGATGAGTTGCCTCCCACCTTGTCACAATGA
- the LOC107018102 gene encoding uncharacterized protein LOC107018102 isoform X1 produces MMNKCSKWVSSDLHWKLLLLILPLLSLFFYFSLSSISAIASNTFSTFTPLNSLFNNNAPLPPSPSHPPVFSNQTEKKTGLDRSEPLFPPGFFNRSVTKEELNRSRIAVCIVGGARRFELTGPSIIQKILKEYPNSDLYLHSPLDSNAYKLSLLKTAPRISAIKIFKPKTIKETEFQVRVLSARGSPNGIQGLLQYFNLVEGCLTMIQAYQHKNNFTYDWIIRTRVDGYWNSPLSSEDFIPGAYLVPSGSSYGGLNDRFGLGDYNTSVVALSRLSLIPELDAARYHLLNSEGAFKAQLTIHRVPYISKRLPFCVVSDRSYDFPPPRFGVPVAALSSPGPLSGAKCRPCTPPCTHHCVGLMMNKLYRGWSWTDWTNNTLQLCDAHAEWESGWEKIFDQVAGNKLAAARQRLENLKMEQCVKDFAELMKKTAYWEAPPVSQICRLGLSPNPL; encoded by the exons atgatgaataaatgttcaaaatggGTTTCTTCAGATCTTCATTGGAAGCTTTTACTCTTGATTCTTCctctactttctctctttttttacttttctcttTCCTCCATTTCCGCCATAGCCAGTAACACTTTTTCCACTTTTACCCCTCTTAACTCTCTTTTCAACAATAACGCCCCTCTTCCTCCTTCTCCTTCACATCCGCCGGTTTTTTCGAATCAAACGGAGAAGAAAACCGGCTTAGATCGGTCTGAGCCTCTGTTTCCGCCGGGTTTTTTTAATCGATCGGTAACGAAGGAGGAGTTGAACCGGTCTAGAATTGCTGTGTGCATAGTGGGTGGAGCTCGTAGGTTTGAACTAACTGGGCCTTCTATAATCCAGAAAATTCTGAAAGAGTATCCGAATTCTGATCTGTATCTTCATAGTCCGTTGGATTCTAATGCATACAAGCTTTCCTTGTTAAAAACTGCTCCTCGAATTTCCGCCATTAAAATTTTCAAGCCTAAAACCATTAAAGAGACTGAGTTTCAGGTCCGAGTTCTCAGTGCTCGTGGCTCACCTAATGGTATTCAG GGCCTGCTGCAATATTTCAACCTTGTTGAGGGCTGCTTGACGATGATTCAAGCGTACCAGCACAAGAACAACTTCACTTACGATTGGATAATCCGTACCCGAGTTGATGGATACTGGAACTCGCCATTATCATCCGAGGACTTCATTCCCGGCGCCTATTTAGTCCCTTCTGGTTCATCCTACGGTGGCTTAAATGATCGCTTTGGCCTTGGTGACTATAACACTTCTGTAGTTGCTCTTTCACGGCTCTCTTTGATTCCTGAGTTGGATGCAGCCAGATACCATCTCCTCAACTCTGAGGGCGCATTCAAGGCCCAACTCACTATTCACAGAGTTCCCTACATCTCTAAGCGCCTCCCGTTTTGTGTTGTATCAGATCGTAGCTATGATTTTCCACCACCCCGTTTTGGTGTTCCAGTAGCAGCACTTTCTAGTCCAGGCCCATTAAGTGGTGCCAAGTGCCGGCCTTGCACACCTCCATGCACTCACCACTGTGTTGGGCTCATGATGAATAAACTGTACAGAGGATGGAGCTGGACTGACTGGACCAATAACACCCTTCAGCTCTGTGATGCCCATGCCGAGTGGGAGAGTGGTTGGGAGAAAATATTCGACCAAGTGGCAGGTAATAAACTGGCTGCAGCAAGACAACGACTTGAAAATCTAAAAATGGAGCAGTGTGTGAAAGATTTCGcagaattaatgaaaaaaactGCTTATTGGGAGGCTCCTCCAGTGTCTCAAATTTGTCGATTGGGTTTATCACCAAACCCATTATAG
- the LOC107017215 gene encoding uncharacterized protein LOC107017215: MGKEKTLSKSITMAPRMVANFRRSLSFPNHPNHSNKLKKSFHVRSASLPCRSHPLISQLKDDLNELKSWAFKPQNRTSNWICDGLNQLKIVHESLDDLLLLPQTRESLNGHSDLVEKLLDDFLHFVDVYGIFQTLILTFKEEHLAAQVAVRRKDESKIASYAKALRKMAKEMDKLALNVQCIGKYIIPEQTIPIPDGDAELAEVMKDIIEVTQLVSIALFNGLGVSMAYAKPSCSWIGLGKKTKKLKENEGIVEFVEMELENLLRKNKGDEEVKIVTKKMHELEDCICGIENCGEKVFRSLINARVSLLNVFTQ, translated from the exons atgggaaaagaaaaaacacTATCAAAATCGATAACAATGGCTCCTCGAATGGTGGCTAATTTTCGCAGATCTCTTTCTTTCCCAAATCACCCAAATCACTCAAATAAACTCAAAAAATCCTTCCATGTTCGATCTGCTAGTCTGCCATGTCGATCTCATCCATTAATTTCTCAGCTCAAAGATGATTTAAACGAGCTCAAATCATGGGCTTTTAAGCCCCAAAATCGAACTTCAAATTGGATTTGTGATGGCCTCAATCAACTCAAAATTGTTCATGAATCTCTCGATGATCTGCTTCTTCTTCCACAAACACGTGAATCCTTAAACGGACATTCCGATTTGGTCGAGAAGCTTCTAGATGATTTCCTTCACTTCGTCGACGTTTATGGAATCTTCCAGACGTTGATACTCACTTTCAAGGAAGAACATTTAGCAGCTCAG GTAGCGGTGAGGCGTAAAGATGAATCTAAAATTGCTTCATACGCGAAAGCATTGAGAAAAATGGCTAAGGAAATGGATAAACTTGCGTTGAATGTACAATGTATAGGGAAATATATTATACCTGAACAAACTATACCAATACCAGATGGAGATGCAGAGTTAGCAGAAGTGATGAAAGACATAATAGAAGTAACACAATTAGTTTCAATTGCACTTTTTAATGGACTTGGAGTATCAATGGCATATGCAAAACCATCATGTTCATGGATTGGATTAGgaaagaagacaaaaaaattgaaagaaaatgaaggaattGTGGAATTTGTAGAAATGGAATTGGAGAATTtgttgagaaaaaataaaggagatgAAGAGGTGAAAATTGTGACTAAAAAAATGCATGAATTGGAAGATTGTATTTGTGGGATTGAAAATTGTGGGGAGAAAGTGTTTAGGAGTTTAATTAATGCTAGAGTTTCATTGCTTAATGTATTCACAcaatag
- the LOC107015654 gene encoding WD repeat-containing protein DWA2 → MQGGSNGIGYGLKYQARCIADVKADTDHTSFLTGTLSLKEENEVHLIRISSAGTELLCEGLFSHPNEIWDLASCPFDQRIFSTVFSSGETYGAAIWQIPELYGQSNSPQLERIASLDAHNSKIKCTLWWPTGRHDKLVSIDEQNLFLWSFDTSKKNAQVQSQESAGVLHSLTGGAWDPHDYNALALTSESSVQLWDLRTMKKTNSIDHPHVRNLDYNVKREYTLVTAEDESGIHIWDLRMLKFPVLDLPGHTHWTWTVKCNPEHEDLILSAGTDSAVNLWLASLPSSDEPTPESFDSPNKPVDPLLNSYSDYEDSVYGLAWSCREPWIFASLSYDGRVVVESIKPHLPRK, encoded by the exons ATGCAAGGAGGATCAAATGGAATCGGTTATGGCCTCAAATATCAG GCACGATGTATCGCCGATGTGAAAGCTGATACGGATCACACCAGTTTCCTAACCGGAACTCTCAgcctaaaagaagaaaatgag GTACATTTGATCCGGATTTCTTCAGCTGGTACTGAATTGCTATGCGAAGGTCTTTTTTCTCATCCTAATGAGATCTGGGACCTTGCGTCGTGCCCCTTCGATCAACGGATTTTCTCTACTGTTTTTTCTTCCG GTGAAACATATGGGGCAGCAATATGGCAGATCCCTGAGTTGTATGGCCAATCAAATTCTCCACAACTAGAGAGGATTGCATCTCTTGATGCTCATAATTCGAAGATAAAGTG CACACTTTGGTGGCCAACAGGAAGGCATGACAAGTTGGTTAGCATTGATGAACAGAATCTTTTCCTCTGGAGCTTTGATACTTCAAAGAAGAATGCACAG GTACAATCACAAGAATCAGCAGGTGTGCTACATTCGTTAACTGGGGGCGCCTGGGATCCCCATGATTATAATGCTCTAGCACTGACAAGTGAATCATCAGTCCAACTTTGGGATCTACGGACAATGAA GAAAACAAATTCAATCGATCATCCCCATGTCCGTAATTTGGATTACAATGTGAAGAGAGAGTATACTCTT GTAACGGCTGAAGATGAATCTGGGATACATATATGGGATCTTAGAATGCTGAAGTTTCCAGTCCTTGATCTCCCTGGACATACTCACTG GACATGGACTGTCAAGTGCAATCCCGAACACGAAGACTTAATTCTG AGTGCTGGAACTGATTCTGCGGTCAATCTGTGGCTGGCTTCTCTTCCTAGTAGTGATGAACCAACTCCAGAGAG CTTTGACTCCCCTAATAAGCCAGTGGATCCATTGCTTAATTCATATAGTGACTACGAAGACAGTGTGTATG GACTTGCTTGGAGCTGCCGAGAGCCATGGATATTTGCATCATTGTCATATGATGGAAGG GTGGTTGTAGAATCAATCAAGCCTCATCTTCCAAGAAAATAA